TGCTTCGTGAGACCGGGCCCATAACATGAGCTGATACAGAACTGCGGGGACACAAAGACATGTAATTCCTATCTAAACTAATCATTTCGATGACATATTAACCTCAACAACAAACCCTGCCAACATGCAAATAATTACAATCCGGAGCATTGCCCCACATCTTGATATTCATGTAAGTAAAAAGATAATCTTGTTCACCGATAAGGTTATGTAGACTGGTTTAAACatgagaaattattttttctttttggtgaCAAAAGAACACTTCAGAATTTCAATACCTTTGCTGTCTCGTAACAAACACTATTTGAAATACTAGCCACTTAGTGGACATTTTATTAAATCTGACTTCTTTTTTACTACAGGGATTAACTGGATGCCTAGTGCTATGTATTTCCAGTATTAATGTCATGTTTTGTACAATGTGACCTTTATTACAAACAAATGGGGGAAGAACTTTCtttctatccttttttttttcaatctagaAAATCAAAGTACTGGGGTTCTTTACAAATAACATGGCACTGGAGGTGCAGTATCTGACAATGAGTATTTTCTGTGGTTGTTTGCTATTCCAATTTGTTATGacaataattgaaaaatattctaaataaaatattttaaaaccttaattttaatagaaaagaaaacatttgagaaaatgacatatcACTTGAAATAGAAGAATAAATACATATTTCAGAACTTTTACAAAAATCCACATCTATTGCAACTCACTGCCATTCCAAGAGGACAGACACTCTTGATGTTATTTAACTTGTAATCTCTTTTGATTTTAAGACATAGTTAGACCATGGCCCAAGTTAAACTAGACTTCAGAAATCAGGCCATAGACAATTGAATCCATTACAGGGACCACTCTGTTCCAAAGGCAATGTTTAAAATTTACGACTCATGAAAATGTTGTCTTTAAACTGCCAATTAATGCATTTTGAATAGTGAATCACAAGAGAAAAGAAAACTTTAAACGAAATTGCAAACTtcaggaaattttgaacatttctATTTTCTAGGGAATGAACATGTCACATCCACTGTAAAAATGCCTATTGAGAATTGAGTTGAGTTGGTGAATCCctgatttttcaataattttcatcTAATTGTGTCAGATTCCAGACTTTCACCAAATGTATATCCATTCTTAATAGGTATCTATCACACAAAATGATTACCGGTAATTTCCAATTTTCGGATTGCCTTTCAAAATCAACATGTAAATAGTGaagacaaaatacaaaatgttaaaatgaacATGCATTTATATATGTAGCATACAACTGGGTGgtctttcataaagctgttcttaaagTCATGCAAAattttacgcacgactggaacacgTTCCACGTGATAAGTCAGCTACATAGCACAAGGGTCATCAGTTGTTCATAAAGTCCTCCGTAACTTGCGAAAAGCTTTAAGAAACGGCCACCGGACTTACAAAAATGGGTTTAGGGATCTGTACAAATAATTTCAAGAACTACAAAGAACCAGAATCCTATACTTTCAATTTCCTAAGATGATTACAATATTACTGTTAAGTGTTAATGCCCAATACTTTTTTCTCCATAACCATTATCGGccgtacaaaaaaaatgatagtcCCAACAATGCAATAACAGAGGCCCCTGTTACAACTAGTGATGTTGCAGCAATGCCTAATGTCACAACAACGCCTTATTTTTCCATCTTGGATCAAGGTTTGACATCACATTCCAAAAAATGTGACTGGGCCTAATAACTGTTAGTACTAACAAAGTTTCTATGCAGCCGTACGGACCACTTCATTGTGCAATATAATTGGTTTGCTTTCAAGTGtgcgagtgattataatataAAGCCTAGAGATTGATCAGGGGGCAGATTCCTAAAATTGATTACTTTGATTTACGATCAATCTTAAACATTAGTCCCACAATCTATCACTAGAGCTCTATGTTACAGCAGGTTGCGACCTATTATATCAGAACTCTGAACTCAAGCTTTTTTGAAGTTCtcctcaaaatttgttaatctTGAGATACAAGATATTAACAGCCAGTAACCCAAAtcttagcaatcatcgtagaacattttttcacAATCGattacattgactacaatgtacaatcactAGTCAAAATCAAGCATATGAGTAATTTCTAACCTTTGCGTTACGGGACCCAGACTTGTCTATTCGAAACTTCACATAGATTTACGCATGAATTTGTATTACCTTCAGCAATTCTGTTTCTAATACTATATGGGTATGTACTGTCAGGTTTTAAAATAGTACATTAAGATTAAATCATTGTTCAGATGTGCACTAATAACCACCAACTTCTCGAATGAAACCATATATTGAAATAACTGTCAAATGCAACACTCGTCTTTTGCATGTACGACAAAACTATAAAGAAACTAATTGTTTAACTCCATAAGAGGGTGATTCACAAACTactgaaattaattttcaagtgTTTGTGCAACACTCTAATATAGCTAAGTTGACTATAATTGGATTGCATTACGATCAGTGGTTCTCAACTAGGTTTCTTATTAATTGCAAGGGACCTTGTTACACAAAGCATTGCAATCAAACATTgatctgatttttatgattgattgcattgatcatgATGTGCAATCAAGCATACAAATCAACTGCAAAGTCAATCGCTAAATTTGTGAAAGAGGCCCCTTCCATGAAGCTTCCCTTTTTTTGTTCCAATTTAGAGTGAGCCCAAAATTGGAATACGCTGcataaaaattacaatttaaaacaaCCAGTGTGATAGTAAGGCAATCTTTTGACCATGATATTAATCAAATAGCAGAATAAATCATTGAGTTATGAAAATCAATGATTGTAATTAGTTTACAAGTACCTAGGAAATTAACAGAAtaacattcatttattcatgtcCAAATCACAATTCTAAATTTAATAAAGaatcattatttattgatttaatctCAGCAAATAAAACCctattttttaaacagtttCAGAGAAACCCTAATCACAGAACCAGAGATGCCAAACTGATCAAgaacatttcattattttaaaggctgaatttcagtattttggtaaaaaaatcagtattttcacagaaataccataggacaacacataaactaaaactttagaaatcagtaATTTGCCTGAAACCGCCAgtattctttctcctttttaagtaataattactgaaaaccagtactacttggcagctatGCAGAACAAATCACTGCCTTCTCCTACCCAATAATTAGACCCCATTTTGTTATATACCCCAAACCCTACATTATGATTTATGTAGTCAATTATGCAAACACGACAGTGAGGCAATCCTTTGATCATGATGTAAATTTCTATACCAAATAGCAGAATAAATCATGGTGATGCATCGTAATACCACAGAAGTCTTCAAAATAACTAAATTTAATAATGGGATCAAGAGTTACCTTGAAAAATCCACCAAATTGCCATAATGGGAGCTTCAGCCCCATATCCAGAACCACCGAtctaataaaaatattcatgtaGATTATGAAGAGACAGTaaacaaatagcgaataggcatgagtgagatggtgcgagatttcgatgaggtgaaagaaagatgctctattcaacgagatGTTAGCCGAGCTGAATAGTGTcactttctttcaccgaatgcgaaatctcgcaccattgcacggaTAAGAATATTctctatttgtgttgtacaacggcTCGGAGTTTAgcgaaaatataaaaaacaagagtttttccctgcagtaatctataaaaagggagcaaaaatattgaaagcgaaaagcaaaatctcACAAgtgcacatgaccttgggcagcattgcgcatttagccagcaggctatacgcgtatttcaccttcattttttttttactgagtgcaatgaattgaatcgtattgtgacaTCACCTACTAAAgctgtgcaacggtacattttggatggtacgttgTGTGTGCAATAGTACGcatgtttgacattcagtctcccatttgctcgcgtacaagcTAAgcaggcgttgtacaatatgaACATTGAAAAATAGCAACAATGGAACATAAACACTTTTCATCTTAAAACTCACTCAATAGTAATTATTTGCATGTTGAATATAATTCCTCCTTCATTGAAATTGTCTTCTAAAATCTATCTTTCTTATTACATTCAGTATTACCCATGATAAtgagatgaaaaatgaaaaataatgcatgATTAGCTTGTTCCACAAGGTTTGTTCATGCTACTACCAAGCTACTACAAAATAGCGGATAAGAACTTCTTGGAGTGCTAAGCACTACTCACATCACAGCTTCTTCTATGCTGTACCCTGTACCTTAAACCTTGTCCACCTCAAGATAGCGAGAAGAGAAAGAATAAGAGAAGCCATTAAAACCATGCAGATTTGGTCTTCAGGAGATGCCTGAGATGTAACAGTTATCCCTGAACGAGGCGGGTTTATTGTCACTGGCAAAGTGAATGCTAGAGATTGATAGTTGAATTCAGGAAACGTACAGCTGCATCGCGAATCCTGGAGCTGAGGTTGCGCTTCTTCAACCTCTCCTCCCTTGCAATGTTTGCCTGGGCCGTCGTCAGACTGGCAGGGGTCTCGTTCTCTTCCTCGCCCCCTTTGTAAGGGGAATCCCGCCCCTGGACACACAAGCTCACCTCCTTGTCGACGTTTTCAAATTGTCTATCACTGCAGCTGCTCTCACTGTCTATCTCATCCTCGATCAGTTTCTTCCTGCTTCTCGTCTCCGGTTGGTGCGCGGGTTCGTCGAGCTCGTCGACGAACTCGAACGGATCGATCTCCGGGGTTTCCTTCTTAGCAGGTCCATTGGACAATGTATGTGAGATGACTGGCTTTTTTTTAGGGATACGGTAACTTTTCAGACTAGGTCGCGGCGAGGCACTAATTAGGATACGCTCTCTCAGTTTTGTGGCTTCCTCGTCTAATTGTAGCTTTTTAGGCGAGATCTTTGACGGGCTGTGGATCTTGATGGAAATCTTACTCGGTGAATCCCGAGTGGGAGTCCTAACAATACTGTACACTGGTTGATCACTGATGTCATCGCTGCTTCTCCTTTTCCTGTTTTTCGTTTTGCGATGGTGCGAGTCTCGCTTTCGCTTTTTGGACATGCCGTTCTTGCGCATCTCTGCCTCGCGGATGGCTTTCAAAGATATTTTCCGCTTGAGGGACGGCCTGTTGGGAGGATCACCCTCACTGTGTCTGTGCTCCGTGTCATTGCTAGTCACTGAATCCTCAACGGGTCTCAAAAATGGTCCTTCCAAGTATTCATCATCCTTCGACGCGCTACAGGACGTCTCCGAGCGCACATCGTCTTTCAATATCTCCTCCCTTCTCGCTTCAAGACGCAACGGAGACGAAGATCTGATGAAAAAGTGTTCCGAATCTGAATCGTCAATATCCGATTCATCTGCGTCCACACTCCTAGGTGAACTGCAGCGGTCATTGCTAACAGAGGACTCTCTGCTTCGATGTGGGCTCACAAGCCTTAGATTGCTAATGTAATTGTTGTGCTTTATCACAACgcctttcgttctttcttcgACCTGATTCAAATGTGGCACTGGGTCTTCCTCCTCTTCGTCATACTCTTTAATCTTTTCATTGATTTGCAGTAACAAGTCTGTAGCGTCTTCGTCTTCATCAGGCTCTTCTTCCTTCGAACCACTTTCCTCTCTTGTTTCTTCCTCATTCCCTTCCTCCTCCGCCTCAACCTTTTCCTCCATCTCTTCATACATCGATTCTTTTCCATAATCGTTCTTTCCTTCCTTAATTCCAGCAGACACATTATTCACAAGTTCCCTCTCATCGTTCCGACTGTCGTCCTCCTTTTTGTCAACCACTCGTATCCGTAGCCTCCTCTTGCTTTTCCAATGCTCCTCTTCCAGCTCCATCTCTTTTGTACTTAACCTTTTATTCTTCCAAgtatcctcctcttcctccttttcctcATCTTCATTCCTTGTCCTTATCCTTCTCTTATTCATCCAGTTCCCCTCATCCGTCCCTTCTTCCTTCTGCTCCTCCCTCACCCTAAACCTTCTTTTACTCTTCCAagtttcctccttttcctcttcttctttctcctcctcttcgTCCCTTGCTTTAACCTTTCTTTTACTCTTCCAagtttcctccttttcctcttcttctttctcctcctcgtTCCTTGCTCTAACCCTTCTTTTACTCTTCCAagtttcctccttttcctcttcttctttctcttcctcttcgtCCCTTGCTCTAACCCTTCTATTACTCTTCCAAGTTGCctccttttcctcttcttctttctcctcctcctcgttCCTTGCTCTAACCCTTCTTTTACTCTTCCAAATGTCCaacttttcctcttctttctcttccctcGCCCTAACCTTTCTCTTATTCTTCAaaatttcctcttctttctcttcatctCTCACCCTATTGTTTAAATTCCCCTCATCTATCTCTTCTTCCGTCTTCTCCTCCACAATGTCCCTAGCCCTAACCCTTCTTTTATTCTTCCAATTATCCACctcctccccttctctctctagGTTCCTTGCCCTTAACTTTTTATGCTTGAATTCAACAGGCTTCTCTTCCCAttccttcttttcctcctctgaCGAGTCCCTTGCCCTTAACCTTGGTTTATCCTTCTTATTCTCCTCATCTTCTACCTTATCCTCCATAACATCCCTCAACCTCAAGATCATTTTATCCTTCCTATTCTTTTCAtcatcctcttcttctttctccgcCTCCGAGTCCCTTGCCCTTAACCGAATTTTATCCTTCCAATGATCCCCATCCTTTTTCTCCTCCTCGtcctcttccttcttttcctcctcttcctcatcCATGTTCCTTGTCCTTAACCGTCTTTTATTCTTCCAATTATCCGAATCATCCTCTTCTTCTATttcctttttctcctcttcctcgtcctccttttcctcttcctcttccgcGTTCCTTGTCCTTAATCTCCTTTTATTCTTCCAATTATCCTTAACATCCTCCTCTTCtatttccttcttttcctcctcctcctcctctttcacTTCCTCCTCTACATCTCTTGCTCTCAGCCTCCTTTTATTCTTCCAATTCTTCTCCTCATCCTCTTCAATTTTGTCCTTCTCCACCTCCCTTGAATCTATCATTTTCTTACTCTTCAAACTATCCCCCACTTCTTCCGGTTCCTCTTCTTTCTTAATGTCCCTCCCCCGAAGTCTTCTTTTATTCTCAAAATTAACCACCTGTTCTTCAtcttccttctcttcctcctccacTTCCCTTGCCCTTAAACCCCTTTTACTCTTCCAACTTTCCTCCTTGTCTTCTTCTACTTTCTCTGCTTCTTTTTCCCTCACACTTCTCCtattcttccttttctcctcgtCCCCTTCCCTCGATCTTGACCGTCTCCTAGTCTTCAATTTCCTCACTGCTTCCTCCTCCACTTCCCTCGCCCGtgaccttcttctcttagtggTTTCCTCAATCTCCTTCACTTTCTCTACCTTTACCTCTTCTTGCTCCGCTTCTAATTTATCTGGGGATTCCTTAGCCACTTCAACATTTTCCTTCAAGATaatttccttttcctcctcctcctttacTTCCTTTTTATCCCCTTCCTCCTCTTCAGAAACGACCTCCTTCGCCCCTCCTGTCTCaacctctttctcttcctcctcccccttcACCGACTCCAGTTCAAACTCCTCATCATCGTCTCCTTTCACAGCCTTGTCCTTTTCCTCCTCCGATTCCACAACTTCATCCGCCGCTTCTACCGCCTCCATTTTCTCATCCTCACTTTCCTGTTCGTTGCATTCCTTGTCACTTTCTTTTCTCCTGTCCTCCTCTCCTGCGCTTGATATTGCATCGGTGTCAGCACCATTCTGCGTTTCCGCCGTCCTTTCCGAAGCACCCCCTTCGTTCTCCCGCTCGCTTCGATCGTCCGTATCACAATCTTTGGACAGCCTATCGTCCGTGTCGCAGTCTTTGGACGTTGACGTAGAAGTGTCTGTTAGTGTAGCCTCTGAGTCAGAGACTGGCAAGTGAATGGCAAATTTCCCGGCATTGATGGCCCATGCCAAATCTTCCTCGGAGTATCTGTCCAGCCCAGCTATATGCATGTCGTACTGCTTGCGGAATATCCCTTGACTCAATACGCTCAGCTGACGGCTTAACTTCTCTCGTCGTTGCACCATATAGCAAAGGTTCCGCACCtggcaaaacaaaacacaaacagAGGCTGTTAAGCTTTGAGAAGAGTAATCTTTATCAACCaaagcagagctgccaacctgggCAAGACAGTATTTTGGGTGATTTCTCGAGAGGATATCTTTAAACAAATACCATAgaacacataaaactgaaaattaagaaatctgaattttgcatgaaacgatcagtattcttctcatttttcagaACTTAATACTGACAAtcagtactacttggcagctttGCTAAAGGATATCAAAAATACATACACTTCACTAGTACCTCTCTGGGAACTATCTTTTTAAACCCTGAAATACTGGGTTTAAAAGGGGAAACCAGATTCAAATACAATTCAAAATGAATAGAACCACTTCAAtggaaataataacaaaattgtCTTGACATATATACTTCCATGAGCAGAGGAAATTAGTTTCCTTTTGCTCATGGCAAAAAAGTTCTGTCCTGTGAATAATTGTCCTGCAAGCCTTAAATTTTATGTTTTGGGGCCAAGGCCACATTTCTATAGGAAGTTTTATGGTTATGCATCTCCTAGCAAGATAATAAATTTgtgttttctctttattttggcTGCTTATTATAAGAGAACGAATAAAATTTCAAGTAGAGATGACTGGTTGACAAAGGCGAATGGGGTACATTGGTATGGGCACGTTCTGAGGGGTGACTGGCatgctttaaaggacaagtccaccccagaaaaatgttgatttgaataaataaagaaaaatcaaactagcataacgctgaaaatttcatcaaaatcggatgtaaaataagaaagttatggtattttaaagttttgctcatttttcacaaaacagtgatattcacaactaagtgacatgcaaatgagtcagtcgatgatgtctatcactcactatttcttttgttttttattgtttgaattatacaatatttcatttttttacaaatttcacaatacggaccaacttgactgaaccatataatattaaaaaatgctaattccacgtgttcagagaggaattaatcgttgttttacttgacaatgaggagaaaattagaatatttcatatttcgtataataaaatacaaaagaaatagtgagtggatgacgtcattagtctcctcatttgcataccgaccaggatgtgcatataactgttttgtgaaattaaagcgaaacattaaaatgtcataactttctcattttacatccaattttgatgaaattttcagtattatgcttgttggatttttctctttttattcaaatcaactttttgttggggtggacttgtcctttaagaaggGCCTTTTGAGTTTGAGGTGGGTGGTTTGAGGAGGGGATGGTCAATGAAGACATGGAAGAGGCAAGTGGAGGAGGAGAGTAGGAGGGTTGGGGTGAGGTTGGAGGAATGGATGCACTGAATCAGGGAAGGTGGAGGGTGGGGTATAAAGGCGATTGCTGCGAGTTTGAGGTGAATCCGGCCACCCTTGTTCACGCGGACAAAACCAGTTTTAAAACTTTGAATTGATAATGATTGGTATACTAGCAGTGGTTCTAAGTGCAGAGACTCCAACTCTCCCGCTCTCGGCGGGAGATCTCCCGCCGAAAGCCCATTTTCGCAAAATCTCCTGTTCTCCCGCTTGAGATTTAATATCTCCCGCTTAAGATGTGTTTTCTCCTGCTTAAATTATCTTTCTCCCGCCCAAACACCTTTTTAAACTAACTGgaatcaaattttcatatcCAAGCCGATATTCAAGTTAAGACTTACATGAAAGTAGAGCGTCAACGCTCCGCGCGATCTCGTACTCGTACATTTAACGGGTgcgagctagctagctagcatCATCCCTCCTTAGGTCCTCCTATGGCCTACCGTACGTGTTGATTTGATTCATTGAATTGTTAATTACTAAGTACCATTCTAAGGTGTAcatcccacccccccaaaaaaaatcacgaccaagaacaaaacagaaaaggaaagagagaagggtgaaatatgatatcaattttttaatatgatgtcaaaatctatcacaaagttggatttttaaagtaaaagtgtcaaattttttgatcgctcgcaactttttatgaattttatggGATACACCATATCAAGCCCCCTCAAagttttggctcattacgccactgttgccatcaatattgaaaaattaGCCTGAGATAGCATGAGAGAGCATCTAGAATCCTAAAGCTTCCTGGGCCCTTTTAGCGAGACCTGGACCCCGGCCGTAAGGGACTTCGCGCTCGTGATCAAGTTGGAGTCTCCAGTTTGCTAGGGGATCCAGGCGGGAGAATCTCCAGATCAGAAGGtgtttggggttggagtctcTGTAAGTGTAATTGTGGGCACATCAGTGATGCCTCATAATGAAATTCATTCGACAGGAAAACTGAACACTCACCCTTTCAAGATCTTGTCGTAGATGTACAAACATCTTCATTCTGGCAGTGAGGTTGTATTCTTCATTTGATCCCATGCTGCCAACTTCCTTGGTCGGCGTTACTAGAGGTTTATTGTGACCAGACTGAAAGGAATAACAACGTTGGCATGGTTACaagtatttttaattttgtgattacaatttttttttcaatatcatggTCATACAATTGTTAAATATCCCTCAAAGAGGAGAAAACAGGAATTTTAACGCAttccattataattattaacatTTATGTTTGCACAGTTGCTTTAGGCATCTTCAAAAAGAGTAAGACCATTgaattttggtgaaaaataaaaaattattgtgacttgaataaaaagtaaCAATAACTAATCAGGTTGGCATGGttacaatttttcaaaataatgactGGCTACAGAAGAAAGGATAATAATTACAGATGAAGGCATTCTTATACTGGGTCTCCCCCCAAAAATGGAACAGAGAATATTGTTGTCTTCAAAGAtcattgaattttattttaggAGAATTTAAAAAGTCAAAGTATTGTTAAGTAGTGTAAACACCGGTGTGTACGCTAAGCTGGTAGTGGTCCGTCTCacaacaaggaggtacaaaccctggccgcgtcagaccaaaagatgttaaaagatgggagtttcTGTTACCCCATTTGGCTTTCAACAATAAGGGATAGAGCTACGTCAATATGGCGCTGcccagtggctgccgggcccacaatCAATTGGGCATCATTTTTGGAGTATTTCTTTATTAGATTtcatttcaaaaaataaaatatggatcttcatttttttttaaaaggaaaagtaCTAGACCAAGTGCCAGGACCTAATTGAGAAATTCAGACTTTTCTTCATGAAATACATTCTGACGGAAAAAGGAGCAAGTAGAAGGCATTGCTGAGCACCTAGGTTGattagcagacctgccaacctctgggaatgaaaaagtgtattctgtgattaaacaAATGGAACACCtatggcagtctcgcctgcattacgcgatttaatatagcagcagtgctaacttttaaaactactataaaataatcattcacaaaaacaccattcatataatgacataataccacgttcattgaccataaatgacatttgaacggtgacttaagacttgtcaactacacccatgtccacatctataaactttcaaagttatgatggcaattcagcaattaccccaacatggcctaagtttattgaccttaactgacctttgaccttggttttgtgacctgaaactcacaggggatgttcagtgatacttgattactcttatatcccaagttttatgaactagatccataaactttcagagttaggatggtaattcaacaaatacccccaacacggccaaagttcattgacctttattgacctttgaccatggtcatgtgacctgaaactcgtacaggatgttcagtgatacttgattactcttatgtccaagttttatgaactagatccgtaaactttcagagttaggatggtaattaaacaaataccccaacgcggccaaagttcattgaccttaaatgacaattgaccatggtcatgtgacctgaaactcgcacaggatattcagtggtactaaattaacctaatgtccaagtttcatgaactagatccataaattttcaaagttatgatggtaattcaacaaatacccccaacttggccaaagttcattgaccctaaatgacgtttgaccttggtcatgtgacctgaaactcaggcaggatgttcactaatacttgattaaccttatagtccggtctgttagcgtcaaaaacaccctacttgtggacacggtggacaaaagcatgattttttctccagacctttgtttatgtatgagaattaaaaatggggtatgctccaaaaaatctggctgcaggaacagtgaaaaaaatgggtgaaaatgtcagaatttatgagtttagattggtctgatatatagactagcgctagtgcaaaactcaatagcagtgcattattttgcattggtttagttcttgaattcagaccctttttgaacaaatattctgtttgtcctcacatctcaatgcactaaatatctgaatgcagatgctaaacaagccgaagggtggtggtggagggggttgaatgttggtgtgtatgtacatattttggtcttgtgGTAAAGATGTGCCAtatacattttttgcatgtgttggaaattgtgttgccatggtaacagtgtattatgacaaaaataaggtaaaaatattgcagttagaactacttcctctgttttcatcagattctcatgaaatttggcacacacattggtcttgaggtgaagatgtctaagacacatttttgtgtgtctttcagaaattttgttgccatggtaacaacataacatttggtgaaaattgggaaaaaaaacctta
This is a stretch of genomic DNA from Lytechinus pictus isolate F3 Inbred unplaced genomic scaffold, Lp3.0 scaffold_19, whole genome shotgun sequence. It encodes these proteins:
- the LOC129260938 gene encoding trichohyalin-like, with protein sequence MFSSSSHGSSNQPAEVFRKDLISAMKLPDSSQLLPDEYMIMTDNWKPEWEKGVQVPVNPRSIPQAYIKEIRKPEDIDFKLGKKLIKGYDTDDEKEDDADAPEKKDAMCQYDLDEVDVHWLDEINMTREDMGDEPINEMTMERIISECDVQCNNNMEHAMQTEEGLGIEYDEDVICDVCRAPDSEEGNEMVFCDKCDICVHQACYGIVNVPEGSWMCRTCALGIQPLCILCGIKGGAMKSTRSGTKWSHVSCALWVPEVSIGCVERMEPITKISQIPASRWALICVICRERTGACIQCSVKTCKTAYHVTCGFRNGLEMKTYLDDEADVRFRSYCQKHTKARREMDGIDGKLGTPDKAHGTPKKDIKEMTQEERANERAIRIQLVTEEFYRYTKLKDIVSALNMKDDVEMVDMVYEYWKLKRKSGHNKPLVTPTKEVGSMGSNEEYNLTARMKMFVHLRQDLERVRNLCYMVQRREKLSRQLSVLSQGIFRKQYDMHIAGLDRYSEEDLAWAINAGKFAIHLPVSDSEATLTDTSTSTSKDCDTDDRLSKDCDTDDRSERENEGGASERTAETQNGADTDAISSAGEEDRRKESDKECNEQESEDEKMEAVEAADEVVESEEEKDKAVKGDDDEEFELESVKGEEEEKEVETGGAKEVVSEEEEGDKKEVKEEEEKEIILKENVEVAKESPDKLEAEQEEVKVEKVKEIEETTKRRRSRAREVEEEAVRKLKTRRRSRSREGDEEKRKNRRSVREKEAEKVEEDKEESWKSKRGLRAREVEEEEKEDEEQVVNFENKRRLRGRDIKKEEEPEEVGDSLKSKKMIDSREVEKDKIEEDEEKNWKNKRRLRARDVEEEVKEEEEEEKKEIEEEDVKDNWKNKRRLRTRNAEEEEEKEDEEEEKKEIEEEDDSDNWKNKRRLRTRNMDEEEEEKKEEDEEEKKDGDHWKDKIRLRARDSEAEKEEEDDEKNRKDKMILRLRDVMEDKVEDEENKKDKPRLRARDSSEEEKKEWEEKPVEFKHKKLRARNLEREGEEVDNWKNKRRVRARDIVEEKTEEEIDEGNLNNRVRDEEKEEEILKNKRKVRAREEKEEEKLDIWKSKRRVRARNEEEEKEEEEKEATWKSNRRVRARDEEEEKEEEEKEETWKSKRRVRARNEEEKEEEEKEETWKSKRKVKARDEEEEKEEEEKEETWKSKRRFRVREEQKEEGTDEGNWMNKRRIRTRNEDEEKEEEEDTWKNKRLSTKEMELEEEHWKSKRRLRIRVVDKKEDDSRNDERELVNNVSAGIKEGKNDYGKESMYEEMEEKVEAEEEGNEEETREESGSKEEEPDEDEDATDLLLQINEKIKEYDEEEEDPVPHLNQVEERTKGVVIKHNNYISNLRLVSPHRSRESSVSNDRCSSPRSVDADESDIDDSDSEHFFIRSSSPLRLEARREEILKDDVRSETSCSASKDDEYLEGPFLRPVEDSVTSNDTEHRHSEGDPPNRPSLKRKISLKAIREAEMRKNGMSKKRKRDSHHRKTKNRKRRSSDDISDQPVYSIVRTPTRDSPSKISIKIHSPSKISPKKLQLDEEATKLRERILISASPRPSLKSYRIPKKKPVISHTLSNGPAKKETPEIDPFEFVDELDEPAHQPETRSRKKLIEDEIDSESSCSDRQFENVDKEVSLCVQGRDSPYKGGEEENETPASLTTAQANIAREERLKKRNLSSRIRDAAVRFLNSTINL